From Chromatiales bacterium, one genomic window encodes:
- the dapD gene encoding 2,3,4,5-tetrahydropyridine-2,6-dicarboxylate N-succinyltransferase — protein sequence MAARTAARIFFKHLQLELIVNKDTDTLSTIIDKAFDDRASLDLQNPPPAIRTAVQTAIDMLDRGTARVAEKTAGGWVVHQWLKKAVLLHFGIERNVRIEAGFTDFYDKVPMKYANCSQEAFAAGGARVVPGAIVRRGAHIARDVILMPSFVNIGAFVDSGTMVDTWVTVGSCAQIGRKVHLSGGVGIGGVLEPLQANPTIIEDNCFIGARSEIVEGVVVEEGAVISMGVFIGQSTRIYDREKDEILYGRVPAGAVVVPGTLPSGKGSCSLYCAVIVKRVDAKTRAKTSLNELLRTD from the coding sequence ATGGCAGCTAGGACGGCAGCCCGCATATTCTTCAAACATCTACAGCTGGAACTCATCGTGAACAAAGACACAGACACACTCAGCACAATCATCGACAAGGCGTTCGACGATCGCGCCTCGCTCGATCTGCAGAATCCGCCACCGGCGATCCGTACGGCCGTTCAGACCGCCATCGACATGCTCGATCGCGGCACAGCGCGTGTGGCTGAGAAAACCGCCGGGGGATGGGTTGTCCACCAGTGGCTCAAGAAAGCCGTGTTGCTGCACTTCGGTATCGAACGGAATGTCCGCATCGAAGCCGGCTTTACCGATTTCTATGACAAGGTACCGATGAAGTACGCCAACTGCAGCCAGGAGGCATTTGCCGCAGGCGGAGCACGCGTGGTACCGGGTGCGATCGTCAGGCGCGGTGCGCATATTGCCCGTGACGTGATCCTGATGCCGTCGTTCGTGAATATCGGGGCATTTGTGGACAGCGGCACCATGGTGGACACCTGGGTGACGGTCGGCAGCTGCGCGCAAATCGGGCGCAAAGTGCATCTCTCGGGCGGCGTGGGCATCGGTGGTGTGCTGGAGCCCCTGCAGGCCAATCCGACCATCATCGAAGACAACTGTTTCATCGGTGCGCGATCCGAGATCGTCGAAGGCGTGGTCGTCGAAGAAGGGGCCGTCATCTCGATGGGGGTCTTCATCGGCCAGAGCACCCGCATCTATGATCGCGAGAAGGACGAGATCCTGTACGGACGGGTACCGGCCGGAGCCGTGGTCGTACCCGGAACGCTGCCCTCGGGCAAAGGCTCCTGCAGTCTGTATTGTGCGGTAATCGTCAAGCGCGTGGATGCGAAGACACGCGCCAAAACCTCCCTTAACGAGCTGTTGAGAACAGACTGA